The Benincasa hispida cultivar B227 chromosome 11, ASM972705v1, whole genome shotgun sequence genome has a segment encoding these proteins:
- the LOC120090318 gene encoding alanine--tRNA ligase yields MRGFSRVKGEQLIATFLSSTVTSPSLLSPPPLSIRSLTAHRSIGVQLFFNFPLSGCCSLSSASSEPSIPPFPPSSLSPMPGAGSQGVEWPADRVRDTFFRFFEEKNHVYWKSSPVVPVNDPTLLFANAGMNQYKPIFLGTADPNTSLSKLTRACNTQKCIRAGGKHNDLDDVGKDTYHHTFFEMLGNWSFGDYFKKEAITWAWELLTQVYKLPTDRIYATYFGGDEKAGLAPDTEARDIWLKFLPAERVLPFGCKDNFWEMGDTGPCGPCTEIHYDRLGGRDAARLVNNDDPTCIEIWNLVFIQFNRENDGSLKSLPAKHVDTGMGFERLTSVLQNKLSNYDTDVFMPIFDAIQKATGARPYSGKVGPDDVDNMDMAYRVVADHIRTLSFAIADGSCPGNEGREYVLRRILRRAVRYGSEVLKAQEGFFNGLVSTVVKVMGDVFPELKQHEVRIREIIAEEEASFGKTLLKGIEKFKKAAQDVQGKILSGQDAFILWDTYGFPLDLTQLMAEERGLLVDTQGFNNAMDEARERSRSAQNKQAGGTIAMDADATAALHKKAVASTDDKFKFIWFKDHESVVKAIYTGYEFLESVDAGNEVGLVLESTSFYAEQGGQIFDTGIIEGSFGSFEVCNVQIFGGFIVHIGSFNGGSGRISLGDKVVCKVDYERRKLIAPNHTCTHMLNFALREILGNHVDQKGSIVLPEKLRFDFSHGKPVDPDDLRKIESIVNKQIEDELDVNAKEVTLAEAKRINGLRAVFGEVYPDPVRVVAIGKNVEELLADPDNENWLSISSELCGGTHISNTREAKAFALLSEEGIAKGIRRITAVTTDSAFKAIEQAQSLEQEVDAAFNIDGSLLEKVVASFKNRVDSAPIPAARKAQIRAKIVLLQNEVRKAQKKLAEENMQKAVKIAVETAEMASSNGRAFCISHVDVGLDAAAVREAVVKVMEQKGISAMVFSTDETTKKVVVCAGVPTKGNQGKQLEVSEWLTTALQPLKGRCGKGKGGLATGQGIDASQIKEAMDLATSFASLKLNQ; encoded by the exons ATGAGAGGATTTTCCAGGGTCAAGGGGGAACAATTGATCGCTACATTTCTTAGCTCTACTGTTACTTCCCCTTCTCTCCTTTCCCCGCCGCCGCTATCCATTCGCTCTCTCACCGCTCATCGTTCAATTGGGGTTCAACTCTTCTTCAATTTCCCACTGTCGGGTTGCTGTTCTTTATCATCTGCATCATCCGAGCCATCGATTCCTCCATTTCCGCCGTCATCTCTGTCACCAATGCCAGGGGCCGGTTCTCAAGGAGTGGAATGGCCGGCCGACCGCGTAAGGGACACCTTTTTTCGATTCTTTGAGGAGAAGAATCATGTTTACTGGAAGTCTAGCCCCGTTGTGCCCGTAAACGACCCGACCCTTCTCTTTGCTAACGCGG GTATGAATCAGTACAAGCCCATTTTCTTGGGCACTGCTGATCCTAACACGTCTTTGAGTAAACTTACCCGAGCTTGTAATACTCAGAAATGTATTCGTGCTGGTGGGAAACACAATGATCTTGATGATGTTGGAAAAGACACTTATCACCATACTTTCTTTGAGATGCTTGGCAATTGGTCATTCGGGGATTACTTTAAGAAGGAAGCCATCACATGGGCCTGGGAACTTCTTACACAG GTTTATAAGCTTCCCACAGATCGAATTTATGCCACCTACTTCGGTGGTGATGAGAAAGCTGGTCTTGCACCTGATACTGAGGCTAGAGACATATGGCTGAAGTTTTTACCTGCAGAACGTGTCTTACCTTTTGGCTGCAAA GACAACTTCTGGGAGATGGGTGATACTGGTCCTTGTGGACCATGCACTGAAATACATTACGACAGGCTTGGTGGTCGTGATGCTGCACGATTGGTTAATAATGATGACCCTACATGCATTGAGATATGGAACCTTGTTTTTATTCAG TTCAACAGGGAAAATGATGGCTCCCTGAAATCTCTCCCTGCCAAGCATGTTGATACTGGTATGGGATTTGAAAGACTGACTTCGGTGCTTCAGAACAAGCTGAGTAATTATGATACCGATGTGTTCATGCCCATCTTTGATGCAATCCAAAAG GCAACTGGAGCTCGGCCGTATAGTGGAAAAGTTGGGCCAGATGATGTGGACAACATGGACATGGCTTACAGGGTTGTTGCTGATCATATAAGAACTCTTTCATTTGCTATTGCTGATGGGTCTTGTCCAG GTAACGAGGGGCGCGAGTATGTTTTGAGACGTATTCTTCGTCGTGCAGTTCGATATGGAAGCGAAGTTTTAAAAGCTCAAGAAGGATTTTTTAACGG ACTTGTGAGTACTGTGGTGAAAGTGATGGGTGATGTCTTCCCAGAGCTAAAACAACATGAAGTGAGAATTAGGGAGATAATTGCAGAGGAGGAAGCAAGTTTTGGGAAAACTTTACTAAAG GGAATTGAGAAGTTTAAGAAGGCCGCTCAGGATGTACAAGGGAAGATATTGAGTGGGCAG GATGCTTTTATCTTGTGGGATACGTATGGATTTCCATTAGATTTGACTCAG TTGATGGCGGAAGAGAGGGGTCTGCTAGTTGATACTCAGGGTTTCAACAATGCTATGGATGAGGCGAGGGAAAGATCAAGAAGTGCTCAAAATAAG CAAGCAGGTGGTACAATTGCCATGGATGCTGATGCTACAGCAGCATTGCACAAGAAGGCAGTTGCTTCAACTGATgacaaattcaaatttatttggtTTAAG GACCATGAAAGTGTGGTGAAAGCTATCTACACTGGTTATGAATTTCTTGAAAGTGTAGACGCTGGTAATGAAGTTGGTTTAGTTCTGGAATCTACAAGCTTTTATGctgagcaaggtggtcag atttttGATACTGGAATAATTGAAGGTTCCTTTGGCTCATTTGAAGTATGTAATGTTCAAATATTTGGAGGTTTCATTGTTCATATTGGTTCATTTAATGGTGGGAGCGGCAGAATTTCTCTGGGTGACAAAGTTGTTTGTAAG GTTGACTATGAGCGGCGTAAGCTCATTGCTCCTAACCATACTTGTACACATATGTTGAATTTTGCTCTTAGG GAAATTCTTGGAAACCATGTTGACCAGAAGGGGTCTATCGTTCTTCCTGAAAAACTGCGATTTGATTTTTCTCATG GCAAGCCAGTAGATCCtgatgatttgagaaaaatagAATCAATTGTGAACAAACAAATAGAAGATGAATTGGACGTAAATGCTAAGGAGGTAACCCTTGCTGAAGCAAAGCGTATTAATGGGTTAAGGGCTGTATTTGGAGAA GTCTATCCTGATCCAGTTAGAGTTGTTGCCATTGGGAAAAATGTCGAGGAACTCCTGGCTGATCCAGATAATGAGAACTGGTTATCCATTTCTTCAGAGCTATGTGGAG GGACCCATATATCAAATACACGGGAAGCAAAGGCATTTGCCCTTCTATCTGAAGAAGGAATTGCTAAGGGGATTCGAAGAATTACTGCTGTTACTACCGATTCTGCCTTTAAGGCAATCGAGCAGGCTCAATCACTTGAGCAGGAAGTTGACGCTGCTTTTAATATAGATGGTAGCTTGCTGGAAAag GTGGTTGCTTCATTCAAAAACCGTGTCGATTCAGCACCAATTCCTGCTGCCAGAAAAGCACAAATTAGGGCAAAGATTGTCTTGCTCCAG AACGAAGTGAGGAAGGCTCAAAAGAAGCTGGCTGAAGAAAATATGCAGAAGGCCGTCAAAATTGCCGTTGAAACAGCTGAAATGGCTTCTTCAAATGGTAGGGCCTTCTGTATATCCCATGTCGATGTTGGTTTGGATGCAGCCGCTGTTCGTGAAGCAGTTGTTAAAGTTATGGAGCAAAAG